CAGTTCATCTGGGCGGAGTCGATGAAACCGGCGGAGTCGTCAAGCCCTACGAACCGGTAGCCCTTCTCGATGAACGAGTAGTAGCTCTTCTTGCCTGTCATCAAAGTGAACAGTGTTCCGGAGGTCCTGACATCGTGGTTCCCCGGCACTGGATACCAGGGCATACGAAGTCGGTTGGCGCGGTCCACGAAATCCTGATACTGGTCGCGCGTTCCGAAAGCAGTCATGTCGCCGCAGTGTAGGACCAGTTCCGAACGGGAGGAGTTCATCGCATTCACTGCCGCATCCCACACCTGGTTCCTTCCCTGGCTATCACCAACCACGGCAAAGGTGAATACCGCCGGGCCCGCCGCAGCACGACTCGCCGCAGTAGGACCCACTAGGGTCATAGCAAATGCGGCCCATGCCAGCGCAGCAGCGCCAATGATCGCGAGCATGCCCCGGCGCGCACGCCCGGTGCGAGCGCTGCATTTCAGCATGACTTTCAAAAATCCACCTCCTTGTTCAGCCGAGTGCGGCATCAACCAAAATCGGGCCGGACGCCACAACGTAATGGCAGCCTCCGGCCCGATCGCGGCAGCGATCCATGCTCTCCTTTCCGCAACGGGAGGCGCGTCCGTTTCCAGACACACCCTATCGGTCCGTCCGCCATGTCCAACGCTTTAGGACGGAGGACTCGGAGAGGCTACATACCAGTATTGGGAGATCATTCGACGCCAAGTCGCTCGTTCCTACCTGTTGGGATAGGATGCAGACAATTTGACCAGACGGCGCCGGCAACCCAGAGAAGGGATTCAGGGGGCGCAGCAGAATCCCTCAAATGGTTCGTCCAGCATCATACAAGGAGTGTATCCTATGGAAGACATTGCACCAATGGTGGCCGAGATTCGAAAGGGTCTTCACAAGATCGCGGAAACGGCCTACAACGAGACGAAGACATCCCGCTACGTGGCAGAGGTCCTTCAGGGCATGGGGCTTCAGGTCACCACTGGCGTCGCGAAAACAGGTGTGGTCGCGCTCATCAAAGGGGGCGCGCCAGGCCCTACAGTCGCTCTGCGCTCGGATATGGATGCGCTTCCGGTGGCAGAGGAAACCGGAGTGGAGTGGAAATCCGAAACCCCAGGGGTGATGCATGCATGCGGCCATGATTCGCACATGGCCATGCTGCTAGGCGGCGCGATGCTCCTCACTCGCGAAGCTCCGTCGCTCCGTGGCAATGTGAAGCTGATCTTCCAGCCAGCCGAGGAGGCCCCCGGCGGAGCCGAACCAATGATCTCCGAAGGGGTCATGGAGAACCCCCATGTGGATGCAGTGATCGGGATGCACGTTACTCCAGAGCTCACAGCCGGGCAAGTTGGAATGAAGCGTGGCTACGCCACCGCTGCTCAGGATCGGTTCTTCCTCAGCCTCAAAGGCCGCGGCGGGCATGCGGCGACACCTCAGAAAACCATCGACGCACTGGCCGCTGCGTGCGAATTCGTGTGTGGCCTTCAGCAGATAGTAGCTCGCAGAGTGGACCCCCTAGAGCCTGCGATCGTGAGTGTTGGCAAACTCAACGCAGGAACCACATTCAACATAGTAGCAGACTCCGCTGAGATTGCAGCGTCTGTGAGAACGCTGTCCGAGCGAACTCGAACCCTCATAGAGAAGCTTGTGCGTGCGCGAGTCGCGGCAATCGAGGGCGCATGCGGGGTGGAAGCGGATCTCAACTACGTGCGCAGCTATCCGGAGGTCGTCAATGAACCGGGGATGGCCTCAATCCTCGATGCCGCATGCAGAAAAGCCCCCGGCGTGACCGACGTGATCGAACTCCCTACACCTTCCATGGTGGGGGAGGATTTCGCCTACTACGCCCAGCATGCACCGGGCGTACTCATGTGGCTTGGAGCAGCCCACCGTTCCGGCGAAGTGCACCCACTGCATAGCTCTAAGTTCCTGGTGGCCGACGAGACCCTAGCGCTGGGTCCGAACGTTTGGCGGCAGGCAGCCGTCGATGTCCTGTCGTGGCTCGCCTGATCGGCCACGCACGCGCACACGCACACGCACAGCAGGCGCACAGCAGGCGCACACGGCCAACTCGCGGGCGCTATGCCGAGTCGTCGGGAGTGCGACTGCATGCAGACCTGCAGGTCTGCGCGCAGCCGCACTGGGCCGCTTTCAGCGCCTGCTACTTGACCTCCACAGCTCCCATCATGGCCCGGCACCTGATGCGCAGAGTCTTTGTGCTCCCCTCCGCACCCTTGTGCGAGAACGTCCTGGAGGCTATGACTCCCCCTGTGGACTGCCCAAACACCCCCACTCCACCTAGGAGTGCAGATCCCTCACATTCCACGTGCAGGTCCAGAGGCGCTATGATCTCAATTCCACCCATCATCACGGTAAGGTCGAGGTACGTTTCACCCTCAGGGATGTTGGCCACACGGAGGTCGAAATCAGCTCCGCCCATAACCACTACGTATGAGCCGGACCGCAGTTCCCAGCCTGACTGCTTCTGCTCAAGCCCACTCATGACAATCCAGTGCGTGCGCCCGGCAGGAGCAGACGAGACTGGTGATTGCGCTGATCTCAAGAGACTCCATCCCAGAAGGATGATGAGGAGTGCCCAGAACGCGCCCCACAGCCGTGCAAGATCGATGAATGTCTGCCCGGAAGTCCCTGAGAGTATCAACAGGCCAACGATGACGGCTATCCACCCGCCCACCCGGCTGTCGGGAAGAGCAGATCCCTCCCCTCCATCCTCCTGCTGGCAACGGGGACGAAGGAGAATGCCGACGCCCCATGCCACAATCAGCAGAGGCCAGTACCTGCCGATGATGCTCCACACGTCCACATCAGTAATCCCGAAGTTGTTGAGAAGCAGAAGCCCCCCCGCAATCACGATCAGTCCGCCGAAGATCCTCGATAACGTCGATCCTGTCAACAAAACCGCCTCCCTGGCATCAAAATGCGATCGCGCAACCGTCCTTTCATGGTTCGCTGCCTGCGATGAGAACCGAGGTCTCTGGGTCGCGCCATATCATCTGCCCACAGCCTGCCCTGTCCGAACGTCCTCACGTACATTCTTCTCAACACTACATATTCCTCCGAAGGGGCCCAAACGGAACTGCGCTGGAGGAAATGCCGGGATAAAGTCGAAGACGACACTGTTTACTCTGCAAACGAACAGCAAGGGGGACCCCCATGTGAGACGTCTTCTGCCTGCCATACTAATAGTAGCCGCACTGGCTGCCGTATTGCTTGCCGCCCCAAACCACGCGTCCGCCGGAGCGCCGCAAGGGGCATCCGTCGCGATACTCGACTCAGGATACACGCGTCACTACGCTTCCCTGAACTCATGGGATTTCGCAGCGGAATTCATCGACACGACCAGACTCATGAGCCTGCTTGCCAGAGTGGGGATTGCCGCGGCGATAGTAGGCGATCACGATGTGGAAGTGGGCGCGCTCTCCGGGTACAAGGCACTGATCATGCCATCGGTCTCGTGTGTGTCGGCGCTTGAATCAGAGAAGATACAGGAGTTCGCTGATGCGGGCGGGCGCGTGTTCTCCACCTACGACACGTCCTTACGCGACGACTTCTGGAGAGCCAGGCCTGACTTCGCCCTGTGGCGCATCATGGGGGTCAGGCACTCCTCTTTGTTTGGCGCGGAGATGGCATCTCTTGCTCCCGCGTCCCAGGCGCACCCGGTCTTTGCCGGGATCGGAGTCCAAGTGCGTCTGCCCCGCGTCCACGGGCTTGTTGTCAAGGCGAACGTTGACACAATCACCCTCGCTGCCTGGGCGGATGGCTCCCCGGCCATAGTGGAGGGCAAATACGGGGTCTACTGCTCAGAGAACCTATTCTCCCAGGAGAACCTGGCAGCTCCAGGAGTAGCAACGCTTGTTCAGAATACGGTGAAATACCTGGTCGGGCAGAAGTATGGCGCCCCATTCGGCGCCGGCCATCTTGACACTCGGGCTGCCTGGTACCGGCCCGCTGATACCCGAGAGGAGATATGCACCGACTTCAGCCGCATGGCGAAGGCCAACATCAACACCGTGTTCGTTGATGTGTTCTATGACGGGCAGTGCATATACCCTAGCGTAATCGCGCCTCAGAACCCCAAATACTCCGGCTGGGACCCCCTAGCGTTCGCGCTCGAAGAAGGCCGACGCACTGGGATCAGCGTCCACGCCTGGCTCGAAACGCTGTGCGTCGGTCAAGGCGCCGGAACAGCCGGCCCCGATGATCCTGCACCGACCTCCCTCCTCAGGCTGCAGCCAGGATGGGTCGCTCTGGGAAGTGATGGCCGAGCGCCGGCAGCAGCCGAGCTCAACCGCTACTTCCTGTCAGCCGCACACCCCGAGGTGCAGGAGTTTATCCTCGCTATCGTAACCGAGCTGGTGACATCTCACCACCTCGATGGCGTACACCTTGATTATCTGCGATACCCTGCCGGTCGCACTTCCCAGTACGACTTCAACCCAGCCTCTGCAGCTTTGATGAAGCAGGCCATAGGGTTCGAACCCAGAGAAGTCAGGTTCGACACGGCTAGGTGGAACGCCTGGTTCACATGGCGATGCGATAACCTCACAGATTTCGTCGGCAGGATCTCCTCGCTCATCCGGACGGCCTCTCCCGGAACGAGCGTGTCGGCAGCGGTGCACCCGTACCCTGACGCACAGCTCGCGCGGATGCAGGACTGGCAGTCCTGGGTAACCCGAGGGTATCTCGATTTCGTGGCCGTGTTCACCTACACCAACGACCAGGACCTCCTCCAGACGCTGATCCGCGCAGCGCAGTCCTTCTCAAATGAAAGCACGCCAGTTCTCGCAGCCATCGATGCAGGCGCCATCCCGAAAAAGCAGGCAGCCACTGAACTGACAGCACTGGTGGAGGCGGCCCGCGCCGCCGGGGCGACAGGCCTCTCAATATCGAACCTGAGTGCGATGGGTGATGATGTGCTCGAGGCTCTGGCGGCTGGCCCGTTCAGGCAGGCATCCGCACCCCGCTGATCAGCTAAGCCTGGAAGGCGACACCACGATCAGCCCAGCATCAGCCCAGCGGCCCAGTGCCTCATGGAGCGGGCTCCACCCGAGAAAGGCGCTGAATGCACCAGACCCTCTGCGCGGACCATCCGCGCAGAGGGTCTGATTCATCTTATTCACATGGGAGAACGCCCTACCGAACATGAGGGTTTGCAGGCTCTGGAACCGCGATTACAGCTTCGCCGTTAGTTCAGCCACCGTTTCTGCTGCGTTTCCCAGAAGCAAAGTAGCGTTCGCAGCGGTGTACAGCGGATTCTGAACCCCAGCGTATCCAGGGCGCGTATCCAGGTTGAACACCAGTACGTGCTTGGCTTCATAGGCCTTCAGGATCGGCATTCCGTAGATGGGCGTGCCTGTCGCGCTGTTCGCAGCCGGATTGACCACATCGTTCGCTCCCACAACGATGGCAACGTCCGTCTCTTTGAACTCCTCATTGACCTGGTCCATCTCGAACAGCTGATCGTATGACACATCCACCTCTGCCAGGAGGACATTCATATGACCAGGCATTCTACCCGCTACCGGGTGTATCGCGATCTTGACCTCAGCACCGTTCGACTCAAGCTTGTCGATTAGCGCCTTAACGTTGGTCTGGGCCTGTGCGAGCGCCATTCCGTACCCCGGCACAATGATCACCTTGCGGGCTTCTCGGACTGCCTCGAGGTAGTCCCTCTTCACAGCAGGAGCGGGCTGCTCACCGGATTCAGGCGTCGAAGTGAAGTCCTGGCCTGACGGGGGAGCAGTGTCTTCCCCTGTTTTCTTGCTCTGCATCATGACAGTCCTGCCAGTTAGGACCTGCATCAGGGTCCTGTTCATCGCCTTGCACATGATCTGCGTGAGTATGAGACCAGATGCCCCGACTACTGCTCCAACAGCGATCAGTAGTGCGTCTCCGAGGGCAAGTCCTGCAATGGATGCAGCCAGCCCTGAGAATGAATTGAGAAGAGACACGGTTATCGGCATGTCGGCCCCGCCCACGCGAATCGTAAACAGGACCCCATATGCCATCGACAACGCGAGGGCGGCAACCGCCGGCGCTATCGCACGTCCGATCGGAACGCAGAGAGCCAGGATCGCGACTGCGATCGTCCCGATCATGCATGCCGCATTCCACGAGCCCTGTCCGGAGAAGACTATCGGCCTGCCGGTGATCCTGCCTTCGAGCTTCGCCATGGCGATCAGGCTGCCCGACAGTGTGACTCCCCCCACGAGGAGCCCAAGCATGCTAGTGAACTTCTCGAAACCGCCAAGAGCCTGCCCGGCCCCGGCCGTAACAGCATTCACGAGGACCAACAGCGACACTATCGCAGAACTTCCGCCTCCGAGCCCGTTGAGCAACGCAACCATCTGCGGCATCTGGATCATGGCCACCTTCGCGGCGATCGCCCATCCGATTGCGGCGCCGACGGCCATCGCTGCCCATAGAACCCCCATGCTCACCGTGTTGTCGCGCACGAGGGTGAGTATGATGGATCCCGCCATGCACACGGCCCCCAGGAGATTGCCTTGAACTGCAGTCTCCGGTGAGCTCATCATCTTGATGCCCCACACGATCCCTGCTGCGAGTACCAGTCCAACTACATTAACAACACCGATGCTCATACCATCATACCTACTTCTTGAACATCCTGAGCATTTTGTCGGTTACAAGGAATCCGCCGACCACATTGACCATTGCCAGCACTATGGCCAGCGCCCCCAGAAACTGCGATCCGGTGGACTGGGCCAACGCCGCCACTGATAGCGCCCCGAGCACTGTCACGCCTGACAACGCATTGGCGCCCGACATCAGCGGAGTGTGAAGCAGGCTCGGCACAGCGCTTATCACCTTGTACCCCACTACAGTAGCGATGATGAACAATATCACAAGCGAAGCTACAGACACTCCGAATCCCCACTCCTCATCTAGCGTTCATCGCTTCCAGTGCGCCCGCATGCACAAGCTTGCCGCCCTCAGTTACCAGCGAGGAAGCGATTATCTCATCGCTCTTGTCGATGACCGCCACTCCATCGCGGCACAGGTTAGCGACATAATTGAACACGTTGTTCGCGAACATCCAGGTCGAGCTGGTCGGCATCATGCCAGGGATGTTCTTTGTTCCATCGATGCTCACCCCGTGCTTCACCACCACCTCGCCCGGAGAGGTGATCTCGCAGTTTCCGCCCTGATCGATGGCGATGTCCACGATTGCAGAGCCGGGCTTCATTGACTTGACCATGTCCTCGGTCACGAGAATCGGGGCGAGTTTGCCTGGGATGAGGGCCGTCAGCATCACGATATCTGCGTCGGCTACCGCTGGGGCGAGCGCTCGCCTCTCCTTGGATACCCACTCATCGGGGAGCTTCGCCGCGTATCCGCCGGGGGCAATCGCGATGTCGGCGGGGATGCCCAGATCAACAACCTTGGCGCCAAGGCTCTTGGCCTGCTCAATGGCGTCCGGCCTGATGTCTGCGGCGAACACGGACGCGCCAAGCCTCTTAGCGGTGGCCACTGCCTGCAGGCCGGCGATGCCCGTTCCTATTACGATCACTGAAGATGGCTTGATCATGCCAACTGCAGTGCCTACCATCGGCATGAACTTGGACAGTCTGTTGGCGGCCATGAGCACGCCCTTGTACCCGGCAACGGTGCTCATGGAGGTAAGCGCGTCCATGGCCTGCGCTCGAGTGATTCTTGGTATTCCATCGAGAGTGAGGCCGATGGCGCCTCTCGCCGCCAGTTTCCTGATCATCTCATGGTTTGAGGGCGAGGCTGGGTGCAGGAAGGTCACGATGTACTGGCCCGAGTGCAACATGTCAACCTCGTGCTTGCCCTTGGCCTCATTGAACAGAGGCTCCTTCACCTTCATGATGATGTGCGCTTCCGCGAATATCCTGCCCACGTCATCGACAAGCTCGGCGCCTGCCGCTGCGTAATCAGGATCGGGGAAGTAAGAGCCCTCGCCCGCGCCGCGCTCGATCATCACGCGTGCGCCCTCCGCGATCATCTTCCTGACTGTGTCTGGGATTGCTGCGACGCGCCTCTCGCCCTTCATGATCTCCTTGGGCACTCCGATTGTAAGACCACTAAATCTCACTGCTAGCCACTCCCTCTGCAACTCCGTGATTTGGCGTGGGAGACGCCCAGCCGGGCCGCTCCCACGCCACGGTTGCTTCGTATTCTGGTCCTGTACGCTACTTGGTTGTCATGTTGTATCGATTGATCGCGGCGTCGATCGTCGCAGCGGCCTTCTTTAGGGCATCGAGCGATGAGGACTTGCCGGTGAGCACCTGCTCGATCGCATCTTCCACAGTCGTTCTAGCCTGGGTGAACACCCCGAGGAGCGCCCCCTGGGTCGCGCGGGTCACTGGGGTGTCGCGCAGCTGCTTGACGGCGGTCGCGAACTGGGGATACTTGGCCTGATGCGCCTTGAGCTCTGGAACGTCGTAAGCCTTTTTTGTGATCGGGAAGTACCCGGTGTTCATATGCCAATATGCCTGCTGCTCAGGCTCGGTCATCCACTTTATGAACTCCCAGGCAGCCTCCTCTTCCTCCTTCGCATGGTTGCTGAGGAGCCACAGAGTGCCGCCGCCGATCATGACGCCGCCCTTCGCTCCTGCAGGCCTAGGCAGGTATCCAACGCCCACCTCGAATTGATTGTTGACACCTGCGAGAATGGTGGCGAGAACTGCAGTCGAGTCGATGGTCATCGCACACTGCCCAGCTATGAACGCCTTCTGAGTGTCGGCGGTCTTGCGGCCCAGGTTTGCAGTTATGCCCTCTTTGACCATCCCGTTCCACCAGTCGAGTATGGCTGCAGCCTCAGGGACCGCGAACGACACGGCTGTAGCAGTCGCATCCCGTCCATTTCCATTGTTTGCATAGGTCAGGTTCGATGCGGCCAGGAATTGCTCGAAGAACCAGCCGTATACAGCGAGCGCCATACCAGGACGTGTGACCTTCCCGGCGGAATCACGCTTGGTGAGCTTTCTCGCCGCAACCACCACTTCGTCGAATGTGAGCGGAGGCTTGTTCAGGTCCAATCCCGCCTCGCGGAACATGTCCTTATTGAAGTATAGCAGAGGTGTAGAGACGTTGAATGGCATCGAGTACAGCTGATCGTTGATCTCGTAGTAGGCCAGGATATTCCGCTCGAAGGTGCTGACATCGATCTTGTCGCGATCGATGTACTTCTGAAGCGGAACTATCACCTTGCTGTCGATCATGAACCTAGAGCCTATTTCGTAACTCTGCATCACGTTCGGAGTCGACTTGCCGGCGATGCTCGCCTTCAGCTTGTTGATGGCATCGTCATAGCTTCCCTGGTATATGGCTTCGACCTGAATGCTGGAGTGAGTCGTGTTGAACCTATCAACCAGCTCTCGAGTTGTCTCTGCGACCTTTCCGCCCACCGAATACCAGAACACCACCTTGGTAGGCCCAGCAGCCCCAGCTCCGAAGCTGAACATGGCCATTGCCATGAATGCCAGCAGCGCGGTGCTGATCAGAGTTCTCCTCGACATCGTGTCGCCTCCTCAATGTAGCTGACCGATCCGTCCAGCCGTGATACTGGTCCAATAGAACAGAACGCAGGCAGACTCGAAAGATCACCCCTTTCACCGAATCACGCCTCAGCCCTAGCCTTTGACGGCTCCAGACGTGAGGCCTCGGACCAGCTGTTTGTGCGCTAGCAACAGCAGGATGGCTGTAGGCACTAGCACCATGATAATGCCTGCCATGGTGCTGTTCCATGCAACTGACTCATCCCGCTGCAACATCGAAAGGCCAATCTGCACAGTGCGCATCTTGTCGGTATTGGTCACCAGGAGGGGCCAGAGGTACTGGTTATAGGTTGTCAGGAACGTATACACAGCGAGTGTTCCCAACATGGGTCGTGAGAGAGGAATCGCAATCGTAGTGAAGAACCGGAAATTCCCGCATCCGTCGATCGCCGCAGCGTCCTTCAGTTCGCGAGGAATAGTGAGAAAACCCTGCCTGAGCAGGAATATGCCGAACGCCGACGCCATAAATGGGACTGACAGGCCCCAGTAAGTATCAGTCCAAGACAATGCCTTAACCGTGAGGTAGTTCGAGATGATGGTAACCTCCCACGGAACCATCATCGTAGATAGAACCACGTAGAACAAGGCCTGCCTTCCCTTGTACTCCAGGAAGCTGAACGAGTAGGCCGCCATGCTTGCAGTGATCAGCTGTCCAAACATCACAGCCGCCGATACAATGAAACTGTTGACTATGAACCTGACCACAGGGGCTCTCCGAAGCGCCTCCCTATAGCTATCGAAGGTGAACCGAGACGGGAAGAACTTGGGAGGATAGGAGACGCTCTCTGAGGCTGTGAAAAAGCTCGTAGCCAGGGCATAGTATATGGGAAAGAACACTGCGACGGCAGCAAGAGTGATCAGCGCGTAGCATAGAGCCGTGCGAAACGCCGCCCGACGCCGGTGCAGCCTAGGCTTCATTGGTAGAACACTCTCCTCTCCAACACGAAAAACTGGAGGAGCGTGAGAGCCATGATTATCGCAAACAGCACCATAGCCTCAGCCGCTGCGAACCCGAAGTTGTAGTTGAAGAATGCCTCACGGTAGATCGAGTACACGACCACATTCGTAACCCCGGCGGGCCCGCCCTGCGTCAGCATGTTGATCTCTCCGAATGACTGAAGCGCACTGATGGTGGACGTGATAAGCAGGAACATGAGCACAGGGGATATCATTGGCAGAGTCATCTTCCAGAACATGGTCCATGGCCCCGCTCCATCGATCCTCGAGCTCTCGTACATGTCCTCCGGAACCGCCTGAATGCCTCCAAGCAAAAGGATCGTGTTGAATCCGAGGGTCCGCCACACGGCCACCATCGATACGGAGAACAGGGCCCACCGAGTATCCGCGAGCCAGTTGATCTGATCTATGTGGAATAGGCTGAGGAAGAACTTGAGCACTCCCTGTGCAGGGCTGAAGAACATCATCCAGATCAGGGAGGCCGAGGCCACCGCAACCACCATTGGAGACGCAAATAGCAGTCGATAGACGCCAATGCCCCGCAGACGCCAGTTGGCCATCAGTGCCAGGCACAGCGACAGCACGATTCCTGGAATCACGAGATACGCAGCATAGAGCGCCGTAGTTCCCAAGCTCACGCCGAACTCGCCGAGAGTAAAGATCTCCTTGTACTGCGCGAGCCCCAGGAAGAACTGCCCGTTGCCCAGGATGTCGGTTTGGTAGAGACTGAGGCGAATGCTGTTGGCCAGTGGGTAGAAGACGAACACCCCGAAAATGGCCAGAGCCGGGAGGAGATAGAGCAGCCCTTCGAGGAGCTTTCGGCCTTCCCGGCGACTTCTGCTCATACCGACCGCGATTCGCGCTTGCGCCACAGGAACCACTCCCCTCTGTTGATCATCTGCGGCACTCAGGGCCCAGATAGTCACCTACGGTTTCCTTCGCGCCTCCAGCTCTCTCCAACTAGCTATCACCGCTCCAGCCGCGCGCATATCCGACACGGTCTTATCCACATCGCCCGGGGAGAGCTCAACTCCGCGGCATCCGTCCCTAATGAGGCAGACATGGAATCCAAGCGAGAGCCCATCGATGACAGTGTATTTCACACAGTAGTCAGTAGCGAGGCCCATCACGTACACGCGTTCCACGCCTGCTGACCTCAGATAATCCTCAAGCCCAGTCGCATTGGCGTGGCCATTATCGAAAAAGCCGCTGTAGCTATCGACCCCATGGTCAGCGCCTTTGTAGAACACCTTCGCGACCCTCGAGGCATCGAGAGCAGGTGCAAACTCTGCGCCAAACGAACCCTGCACGCAGTGGTCTGGCCACAGAACCTGGGGAAGGCCGTTCAAGTCGATGATATCTCCCACGCCGGACCCAGGGTGAGCCGATGCAAAGCTGCCATGTCCGGGAGGGTGCCAATCTTTCGTCGCAACCACCATATCGAAATCCGACTGGAGGACATTGGCAACCTGTATGATCTCATCGCCTCCCGGAACGGCTAGAGCCCCACCTGGAAGGAAATCGTTCTGCAAGTCCACCAGTATCAGCGAATTCATTCGCCCACCCCCGTGTCGAGCAATCTTCTACACGTCCGCCGGTATTCCTGTCTGAATTCCGATGCATCTTGGTTCGGCAATAGGTACAATGCCCTTTCGTTGCATGCACATCTGCCGCTCCCTCTGGAGGAAAACAACACAGATATGCCGAAATAACATGAAACTCCCAGAACAACAACGTCAGGCGTGGTCGCCATGGGCAGATTCATCATACAGCGAGTCGCGATCCGGAGATCCGCAATAGTGCTGTGCTGTGCTGTGTTGGCCCTCAGCCAAGCTTCCTCGGCTGAGGAGTCTGTTGTTGTGCGCATGGCGGGGGATAGCTGCTTTCCGCCATACGAGTTTGTCTCGGAGTCACGCACGTACGTGGGTTTCAACGTGGACCTCATGAGCGCAATCGCCCTCCAGCTCGGCATCGACATCGAAGTCATGCCTATGTCGTGGTCATCAGTGAGGGCCGCTCTGGACAGAGGCGTCATCGACGCGATCCAGGGCATGAAGTACAGCCCCGACAGGGACAGGATCTATGATTTCTCCACTCCATATCTCACATCATCCATGGGCATATTCGTGCGCAGCGATCGGGTCGACATCTCGGACCTTGATGACCTGGCGGGGCTCACTGTGGCTGTGCAGAGCGGCGATATCTCCAACGAGTCGCTTTCGAAAATCGGAACCGCAGCGCGCATTCCGTTCGAGAACCAACAGGCAGCTCTGGACGCTCTGCTGGCAGGGAAGGTCGACGCCTTTGTTGGCAACAGGTTGGTGGGAATGTACTTGCTCCAGAGGAAGGGCCGAACAGCCGAAGTCAAGATAGCCGGCGACCCTGTGGATCCCGCCCCGTACTGCATTGCGGTGACTGAAGGCGACAGCCAACTGCTTGAGCTCCTCAACCGGGGAATCGCAGAGGTTCAGCAATCGGGGCTTTACGACAGGATCTATGCCAAGTGGTTTGGGGAAAGGGTAGAACCCCCATCTGCCGCCCTCAAGAGGCTGATATGGGCGTTGGCAGCAGTGACGGCCACAGTCGCAGTTGCGGCATTCATCGTTTTCCAGTGGAACAGGATGCTGAGAAAACAGGTAGCTCTACGCACACGGGAGCTTTCTGCCGCAAACCTGCTGCAGACCAGGATACTGGAGAACTCCTTCAATGCGGTAGTGGCTGCTGACTACAACCTGAAGATAGTCGCCGCGAACGCCAGAGCCGCCCAGATGCTTAGCGTGGACCTAGCTGAACTCATCGGCCGCAAGTGGTTCGATTCGCCCATCGGGAAACTTGTGAGCGAAGGATTGGTCAGGGAGACCGTTCAGAAAGGCGTTGTCCATCGCAACCAGGAGGCTCGATGGAGGATAGATGGTGAGGAACGCGTGATCAGCTTCAATCTCGGCCCTCTCCGTCAAACTGCGAACAACGACGATCCACAGCATGCCATGAAGCCCGCGCCGAGTGAAGGCAGCACCGCACCTGCGCAAGGAAAGCCCGAGGCAGGCGCCGTTCTGGTGTTCAGCGACATAACCGACAGCAAGAGGCTTGGTGAGTCCGAAGCCACGAGAGACAAGATGGACGCGCTTGCCACTGTCATCGCCGGAATAGCCCACGAGATCCGGAACCCGCTCACATCCATCAAGGCCTTCGTCGATCTGTTGCCTTCCAAGTATGACCATCCGGAGTTCAGGGAAGAGATCTCCAAACACCT
The sequence above is a segment of the Clostridia bacterium genome. Coding sequences within it:
- a CDS encoding M20 family metallopeptidase; the encoded protein is MEDIAPMVAEIRKGLHKIAETAYNETKTSRYVAEVLQGMGLQVTTGVAKTGVVALIKGGAPGPTVALRSDMDALPVAEETGVEWKSETPGVMHACGHDSHMAMLLGGAMLLTREAPSLRGNVKLIFQPAEEAPGGAEPMISEGVMENPHVDAVIGMHVTPELTAGQVGMKRGYATAAQDRFFLSLKGRGGHAATPQKTIDALAAACEFVCGLQQIVARRVDPLEPAIVSVGKLNAGTTFNIVADSAEIAASVRTLSERTRTLIEKLVRARVAAIEGACGVEADLNYVRSYPEVVNEPGMASILDAACRKAPGVTDVIELPTPSMVGEDFAYYAQHAPGVLMWLGAAHRSGEVHPLHSSKFLVADETLALGPNVWRQAAVDVLSWLA
- a CDS encoding LiaF-related protein; the protein is MTGSTLSRIFGGLIVIAGGLLLLNNFGITDVDVWSIIGRYWPLLIVAWGVGILLRPRCQQEDGGEGSALPDSRVGGWIAVIVGLLILSGTSGQTFIDLARLWGAFWALLIILLGWSLLRSAQSPVSSAPAGRTHWIVMSGLEQKQSGWELRSGSYVVVMGGADFDLRVANIPEGETYLDLTVMMGGIEIIAPLDLHVECEGSALLGGVGVFGQSTGGVIASRTFSHKGAEGSTKTLRIRCRAMMGAVEVK
- a CDS encoding family 10 glycosylhydrolase; the protein is MRRLLPAILIVAALAAVLLAAPNHASAGAPQGASVAILDSGYTRHYASLNSWDFAAEFIDTTRLMSLLARVGIAAAIVGDHDVEVGALSGYKALIMPSVSCVSALESEKIQEFADAGGRVFSTYDTSLRDDFWRARPDFALWRIMGVRHSSLFGAEMASLAPASQAHPVFAGIGVQVRLPRVHGLVVKANVDTITLAAWADGSPAIVEGKYGVYCSENLFSQENLAAPGVATLVQNTVKYLVGQKYGAPFGAGHLDTRAAWYRPADTREEICTDFSRMAKANINTVFVDVFYDGQCIYPSVIAPQNPKYSGWDPLAFALEEGRRTGISVHAWLETLCVGQGAGTAGPDDPAPTSLLRLQPGWVALGSDGRAPAAAELNRYFLSAAHPEVQEFILAIVTELVTSHHLDGVHLDYLRYPAGRTSQYDFNPASAALMKQAIGFEPREVRFDTARWNAWFTWRCDNLTDFVGRISSLIRTASPGTSVSAAVHPYPDAQLARMQDWQSWVTRGYLDFVAVFTYTNDQDLLQTLIRAAQSFSNESTPVLAAIDAGAIPKKQAATELTALVEAARAAGATGLSISNLSAMGDDVLEALAAGPFRQASAPR
- a CDS encoding NAD(P)(+) transhydrogenase (Re/Si-specific) subunit beta; this encodes MSIGVVNVVGLVLAAGIVWGIKMMSSPETAVQGNLLGAVCMAGSIILTLVRDNTVSMGVLWAAMAVGAAIGWAIAAKVAMIQMPQMVALLNGLGGGSSAIVSLLVLVNAVTAGAGQALGGFEKFTSMLGLLVGGVTLSGSLIAMAKLEGRITGRPIVFSGQGSWNAACMIGTIAVAILALCVPIGRAIAPAVAALALSMAYGVLFTIRVGGADMPITVSLLNSFSGLAASIAGLALGDALLIAVGAVVGASGLILTQIMCKAMNRTLMQVLTGRTVMMQSKKTGEDTAPPSGQDFTSTPESGEQPAPAVKRDYLEAVREARKVIIVPGYGMALAQAQTNVKALIDKLESNGAEVKIAIHPVAGRMPGHMNVLLAEVDVSYDQLFEMDQVNEEFKETDVAIVVGANDVVNPAANSATGTPIYGMPILKAYEAKHVLVFNLDTRPGYAGVQNPLYTAANATLLLGNAAETVAELTAKL
- a CDS encoding NAD(P) transhydrogenase subunit alpha, translated to MSVASLVILFIIATVVGYKVISAVPSLLHTPLMSGANALSGVTVLGALSVAALAQSTGSQFLGALAIVLAMVNVVGGFLVTDKMLRMFKK